The following are encoded together in the Microtus pennsylvanicus isolate mMicPen1 chromosome 8, mMicPen1.hap1, whole genome shotgun sequence genome:
- the LOC142855654 gene encoding olfactory receptor 7A42-like gives MESGSNSTRRIPKFVLLGFSENPDLQFLIFSLFLSMYLVTVLGNLLIIMAIISQSHLHTPMYFFLSNLSFVDICFTSTTVPKMLLNIQTQSKAITYENCITQMFFFLVFAELDNLLLAVMAYDRYVAICLPLHYTVIMNPQVCMLLVLLCWVVSVLHALLQSLMVLQLSFCTDVEIPHFFCELNQLAQLTCSNNFPSHLMIHFAPVLLAATSLSAILYSYFKIVSCICAFSSVQKKYKAFSTCASHLSIVSLFYSTGLGVYLSSAVTHSSHSASRASVMYTVVTPMLNPFIYSLRNKDVKRALERLLGGK, from the coding sequence ATGGAATCAGGGAGCAACAGCACAAGAAGAATTCCAAAATTTGTTCTTCTTGGATTTTCAGAAAACCCAGACCTTCAATTCCTCATTTTTTCACTGTTCTTGTCCATGTACCTGGTCACAGTGCTTGGGAACCTGCTCATCATCATGGCCATCATCTCACAGtctcacctgcacacacccatgtacttcttcctctctaACCTGTCCTTTGTGGACATCTGCTTCACCTCCACCACAGTCCCAAAGATGCTGCTGaacatccagacacagagcaaggcCATCACCTATGAAAACTGTATCACTCAGatgtttttcttcttggtttttgcAGAACTGGACAACTTGCTCCTGGCTGTGATGGCCtatgacagatatgtggccatcTGTCTCCCCCTACATTACACAGTTATAATGAATCCCCAGGTCTGCATGCTGCTGGTTCTGCTGTGCTGGGTTGTTAGCGTCCTGCATGCCTTGCTACAGAGTTTAATGGTGCTACAGTTGTCCTTCTGCACAGATGTAGAAATCCCCCATTTCTTCTGTGAGCTTAACCAACTGGCCCAACTCACCTGCTCAAACAATTTTCCAAGCCACCTGATGATTCATTTTGCCCCTGTCCTATTGGCCGCCACTTCCCTCAGTGCAATCCTTTACTCTTACTTCAAGATAGTCTCCTGCATATGTGCTTTCTCCTCAGTTCAGAAGAAGTACAAGGCCTTTTCCACCTGTGCATCTCACCTCTCCATCGTTTCCTTATTTTATAGCACAGGCCTAGGAGTGTACCTCAGTTCTGCTGTGACCCATAGCTCACACTCTGCTTCAAGAGCCTCAGTGATGTACACTGTGGTCACCCCCATGCTGAACCCATTCATTTATAGTCTAAGGAATAAAGATGTGAAGAGAGCTCTGGAAAGACTCTTAGGGGGAAAATAA
- the LOC142855655 gene encoding olfactory receptor 1078-like gives MDPCNKTRVSEFLLLGILEDKDLQHLTYGLFLSMYLVTVFGNMLIILAIFSDLRLHTPMYFFLSNLSFVDICFISTTVPKALVNIQTQSEVITYAGCIAQIYFFLLFVELDNFLLTIMAYDRYVAICHPMHYTVIMNYQFCGLLVLVSWIVSVLHAVFQGLMMLQLSFGTQLEIPHYFCEPNQVVQLTCSDSFLNELVMYFTLVLLATVPLAGIFYSYSKIVSSIRAISSAQGKYKAFSTCASHLLVVSLFYCTGLGVYLSSAANHSSQASSTASVLYTMVTPMLNPFIYSLRNKDVKSALKKLFGRKL, from the coding sequence ATGGACCCATGTAACAAGACAAGAGTTTCAGAATTTCTTCTTCTGGGAATTTTAGAAGACAAAGACCTGCAACATCTTACTTATGGTCTTTTCCTCTCCATGTACCTGGTCACTGTCTTTGGGAACATGTTAATTATCCTGGCCATCTTCTCAGACCTTCGTCTACACAcgcccatgtacttcttcctttccaacctGTCTTTTGTGGACATTTGTTTCATTTCAACTACTGTTCCAAAGGCGCTGGTGAACATCCAGACCCAAAGCGAGGTCATAACCTATGCAGGGTGCATCGCCCAGATatattttttcctgctttttgtaGAATTGGACAACTTCTTACTGACTATCATGGCCTATGACCGTTATGTGGCCATCTGTCACCCCATGCACTACACAGTAATCATGAACTACCAGTTCTGTGGACTGCTGGTTCTAGTGTCTTGGATTGTAAGTGTTCTGCATGCCGTGTTTCAAGGCTTAATGATGCTGCAGCTGTCCTTTGGCACACAGCTGGAAATCCCACACTACTTCTGTGAACCTAATCAGGTGGTCCAGCTCACTTGTTCTGACTCTTTTCTTAATGAGCTGGTGATGTATTTTACACTTGTGCTGTTGGCTACTGTTCCTCTTGCTGGTATCTTCTATTCTTACTCCAAGATAGTGTCCTCCATACGTGCAATCTCCTCAGCTCAAGGGAAGTACAAAGCATTCTCTACCTGTGCATCTCACCTCTTGgttgtctctttattttactGCACAGGCCTAGGAGTTTACCTCAGTTCAGCTGCAAACCACAGCTCACAAGCAAGTTCAACAGCCTCGGTTTTGTACACTATGGTCACCCCCATGCTGAACCCCTTCATCTACAGTCTTAGGAATAAAGATGTTAAGAGTGCCCTGAAAAAACTCTTTGGGAGGAAGTTATAA
- the LOC142855389 gene encoding olfactory receptor 1078-like — translation MEPRNNTHLLEFVLLGFSQDPDLQPVIYSLFLSMYLITVAGNMLIILAIISDANLHTPMYFFLSNLSFVDICFTSTTVPKMLVNIQTKRKTIQYADCITQMYFFLIFVELDNFLLAVMAYDRYVAICHPLHYTSIMSRRLCKFLVLVSWIVSVLHALLQSMMVLRLSFCTDSEIPHFFCELNQVAQLTCSDTFLNDVVMYFALVLLATVPLSGILYSYSKIVSSIRAISTAQGKYKAFSTCASHLSVVSLFYCTGLGVYLSSAASHSSQASATASVMYTVVTPMLNPFIYSLRNKDVKRALKRLLNTRRIVLLGSVRST, via the exons ATGGAGCCAAGAAACAACACACACCTTTTAGAATTCGTTCTATTGGGATTTTCACAGGACCCAGACCTACAGCCTGTTATATACAGCCTTTTCCTCTCCATGTACCTCATCACTGTAGCTGGAAATATGCTCATTATTCTGGCCATCATCTCAGATGCCAACCTGCACACACCtatgtatttctttctctctaacCTGTCATTTGTGGACATTTGTTTTACCTCCACTACTGTCCCAAAGATGCTAGTGAATATTcagacaaagagaaaaaccatTCAATATGCAGACTGCATCACCCAGATGtacttttttctgatttttgtggAACTGGACAATTTCCTCCTGGctgtgatggcctatgaccgctatgtggccatctgtcaTCCCCTACATTATACTAGCATCATGAGCCGCAGACTCTGTAAATTTCTGGTTCTGGTATCTTGGATTGTGAGTGTCCTGCATGCATTGTTACAAAGTATGATGGTGTTGCGGCTGTCCTTCTGCACAGACTCGGAAATCCCACACTTCTTCTGTGAGTTGAACCAGGTGGCCCAGCTCACCTGTTCTGACACCTTTCTTAATGATGTGGTTATGTATTTTGCACTTGTGCTTTTAGCTACTGTTCCTCTCTCTGGCATCCTTTACTCTTACTCCAAGATAGTGTCCTCCATACGTGCAATCTCCACAGCTCAGGGGAAGTACAAAGCATTTTCCACCTGTGCATCTCATCTCTCCGTTGTCTCCTTATTTTACTGCACAGGCCTAGGCGTATACCTTAGTTCTGCTGCAAGTCACAGCTCACAAGCAAGTGCAACAGCCTCTGTGATGTATACAGTGGTCACCCCCATGCTGAACCCTTTCATCTATAGTCTGAGGAATAAAGATGTAAAAAGAGCACTGAAGAGACTTTTA AACACCCGACGGATTGTACTTTTGGGAAGTGTTCGGAGTACATGA